The stretch of DNA AAACTCTCTTTTTCCCTTTAATTTTCTTTATATACGTCTGCATACGAATGAAATCCATCAGCAATTATTGTTTCATCTATATTTTTTTGATCAACTGGGATTGGGCGAAGAAAGACGGACGGTACCTCTTCTTTCTCATTATTCATCACTTGGTCTGTTTCCATTTTTTCTCCTTTTGCCATCATAATTGCTATTTTCGCCGCTTCTTCTGTCAAAGCTTTAATCGGTTTGTACACTGTCATCGCTTGCTTTCCATCCACTATGTATTGAACGGCTGATAAATCAGCATCTTGGCCAGCAACTGGTATAGTCCCTGCAAGTCCATGTGCTGTTAGTGCCTCAATAATTCCTCCTGCCGTTGCATCATTTGCAGCGATAACCGCATCTATCTCATTTTGGTTAGCTTTTAAAGCTTCTTCCATATAGGCGCGTGCATTTTCTGGATCCCAATTTTCCGTCCACTGGTCGTAGACAACCTGGATATCTCCTCTTTCGATAAATGGCTGCAGTACTTTAAACACACCTTTTTTAAGTAAATGCGCGTTATTATCTGTACTCGCACCGCCGATATATACATATTTTCCCTTTGGAACTAGTTTTGTTATTTCTTCTGCTTGTAATTGTCCTACTAATTCATTGTCAAAAGATATATACAAATCAACCGACGAATTTTTAACTAGCCGATCGTATGAAATTACTTTAATACCGGCTAAATGAGCCTTTTTCACAATAGTTGCTACTGCTTCGGCATTATGAGGGACAATAACGAGAATATTGATTCCTTCACTAATTAAGGACTCTGCTTGTACGATTTGTAAAGCATCATCTCCCTTTGCTTCTCTCACAAGCACTTCTGCTCCTAAGGCTTCCGCTGCCTCTTTAAAAAGCTCTCGATCCTTTGGCCAACGCTCTTCTTCTAACGTATCCATCGAAAAACCTATTTTAATCTTTTCTTCCGTATCCAGCGCAATGGACTCTTCTTTTTCAACAGGTAGTACTATGTTATTTTCGCCTTCACAAGCAGCCATAAATAATAGAAGTATGAATACAATAAGTTTCTTGAGCCTACTTCCCATCTCCTCACCCCTATTAACCTTTCATACCGAGCAACGTTTTCCGGTATTCTCTAGGCGTTACGTGACACATTTTTTTAAACACTTTGCTAAAATAGTTTGGTTCATGATATCCAACTTCAATAGTAATTTCTTTTATACTTTTTTCAGGGTCTCCTAACATTTTCTTCGCCTTTTCAATTCGGCATTCTGTTAAAAATTCAATATAGTTAACCCCAAGCTTTTCCTTAAACATTTTACTAATATAAATCGGACTTAACCCTACTTTTCTACTTAACGTATCTAACGAAATATCGTGTTGGGAGTTTTCCATAATATATTGCTTTATTTGATGGATTGTATCTGCTTCAATGTTGCGGTAATGTTTCTCATAATTTTGCTTCATTTCTTGTATTAGAGATGAAGTTTCCGTTCGTAACTGGCGGAAATTTTGTGTTTGATACGAATAAATAGGGGCTAGCGTTTCAATACCGATATCACTCATAACGGACCAAATGGACCATAGCGCTTCCAAGACCAGTTGCTGTGAATGCTGGAGATCTAAACCCTCTACTTCGTAAGCTCGAATAAGATTTATTACATTCGTTTTCACTTGATCCCATTCGCCAAGTCGAACTTGCTCGGAAAATTCCTTTTTAAGAAGTTTCGCCTCGTATCGAATGTCATTTCCGATTGGTACATCTTGAAAAAAACGATATTTTACTGGGAGATTCTTATTCGCAGAAGCAATAGAAGCTTCCTGATAAGATTGGCGAATTTGCTCTAACGACTGACAAACATTACCTATCCCTATAAACCAACCAGCTAACTGTTCCGAGTTGGCAATCGAAAGAATGTCTCGTGCGAGTAATATCGCTTGGGATCGGAATGAAACTTCAGGATTTCGAAAAATAATAATCGGAAGTTGTCCGTCATATAAAGCCCCCATCCAGCCACTCTTACATTCTCTTACTTTTTCTTTTATTCGTGAGTACGTATACTCCGTTCCAACTGGTACAACGACGTTCATGACAAACATCTCATTTGTTGAAGGGATTTCTACCATTTCGACAAGCATATCTACATGTACTTCATGCACATGATCAAATAGTAATTGTGTTACAATATCTGTTTCCACGAGTGCTAATGTTTTTTCAAGCATTTCACTCTGTATCTTACTTTCCGTAAAAAATTCGCGTTCTTCTTCAATTTCCTTTAACACTTTTCCAACTGTCGCTCTAATTTCACTAACTTTACTTGGCTTTAAAATATAATCTTTTGCTCCTAATTTTAAAGCGGACTGCACATAGTTGAACGTATCAAATGCCGTCACCATCACAAATTTAATAGTCGGATATTCTGCATGTATCTGCTCAATCGCCTCTAGTCCATTCATGCCTGGCATTTGAATATCCATTAATACTAAATCTGGTTGAAACATTCTAGTAATTTCAATAGCTTGATAACCATTGTTTGCTTGTTCGATTTTCAGCTCAGGGAAGGCTCTGTTCAAAATGGCCATCATCCCTTCTCGCTCAATTTGTTCGTCATCCACAATTAAGAGTTTCATTTGTTATCGCCTCTTTATTTTTTGGAATTTTTAATACGACGTTCGTTCCTATCCCGACAGTACTTTTTATTTCCATAACGTCTTCTTTATTAAAGAAGAGACGCAATCGTTTCACGACATTGCTAAACCCTATACCCGTTGAATGCCCTTCTGCCTGCACAGGATTTTCTGTTAATAGTTGCTCCATCTTCTCTATTGACATCCCTACCCCGTCGTCTTCTATCTCAATAGACACATACTCTCCACTATCGATTACCCGAACAGTAATAGTCCCTCCATCCACTCTAGGTTCTACTGCATGAATGACGGCATTTTCAATAATCGGCTGTAACGTAAGCGCAGGTATGTTTACATGTAAGCAAGTTTCATCTATTTCTAAATGAAGATGGAGGCGGTCCGTAAACCTAGCTTTTTGAATATCCATATATTGCTTTAACACGATTAATTCGTCATGAAGTGTAACAGACCGATCTATTTGCTTTAAATTGTATCGAAGGAGATCCGCAACACTTACTAGTAAATCACTAATTTCTTCTGATCCCTCTAAATAAGCCTTTTTCGAAAGAGTATTTAATGTATTAAACAAAAAATGCGGGTTAATTTGACTTTGCAAACTACGAAAATGGCTCTCCTGCAATAGGATTTTATTTTGTTGGAGCTCATGTTCTAATTTTGCTTTTTCTTTTATTTGCTTTATTAAGTTATTAATATTGTTTCGCATATGGTCGAATGTTCGGGCGAGAAAAGCAATCTCATCCTTCGTTTTCACATTAATCGGTTGATTAAAGTGTCCTTTCGCCAGCTCACTAGCAGCTTTCGTCAACTGCTGTATCGGTCTCGTAATAGTTAATGAAAACCAATACGTAATGAGCAGGAGCAAGAAAGAAGTTAGTAAAATTAGTAAAAACCCTAGTTTCACTAGTTCAATAGACTGTTCCATAATTCCACGATAAAACGGTTCATGAGTTTTCAATTCCATATCGATTAACGTGAGAGTCATTTCCGAAATGTAATTAGAAATTCTAGTAGCTTCCGCTAAATCCTTTACAGCCGCCTCTGTATCTTTTTCTACTTTTAACAGCCTGTCCGTCGTTTCTACTAAACTATCTATTAAATGGATATAATTTGTTAGCGTAAAACTATTTTCTATATTTCTAACGGATAAAACATCATACTTCGCCGTTTCTATTTCCTTTTTACTTCCCTCTAACCGCTTTAAATTATCAAGCGAAGAATCTAGCATATAATTATTCAAATCGGTGATGACTTGATGACTAGATCGCGTTACTTCATTCAAGACTAAATAACGATTCAAAATATCGTTATATTTAACTTGTGTTTGATGATTGTAATATGTAAGCGTTATCCAAATTGCCGACATGATTAAAATCACAATGGTCGTAAGCAGTAATATTTTTCTTTGAATACTTATCATTGCTGTTGTTCGCCCTTCAATATATGAATATCAGTAAAATAACCGTTAATATCAAGAGGTACAGTATCGCCATTTAGCCAGTTAATAAGCTTTTTTACACTTATTTCGCCAATCATTTCGGGACTTTGCTCAATAACACCATCAATTTTTCCGTCTGATAATAGCGGAAGTGATTCTTGTCCATCATCGAACGAATAAATAAAGTAAGGCTCCACTTGAGAGCGTCTACTAATTTCTTGAACCATTGGACCAACGATTTTCGCGTTGACAGCAATAAACGCATCAACATTAGGCATTTCATTTAATACCTCTCTCGTTCTCGAAATAACTTGATCTCGCGTTTCCGATGTTTCT from Sutcliffiella cohnii encodes:
- a CDS encoding sensor histidine kinase, whose translation is MISIQRKILLLTTIVILIMSAIWITLTYYNHQTQVKYNDILNRYLVLNEVTRSSHQVITDLNNYMLDSSLDNLKRLEGSKKEIETAKYDVLSVRNIENSFTLTNYIHLIDSLVETTDRLLKVEKDTEAAVKDLAEATRISNYISEMTLTLIDMELKTHEPFYRGIMEQSIELVKLGFLLILLTSFLLLLITYWFSLTITRPIQQLTKAASELAKGHFNQPINVKTKDEIAFLARTFDHMRNNINNLIKQIKEKAKLEHELQQNKILLQESHFRSLQSQINPHFLFNTLNTLSKKAYLEGSEEISDLLVSVADLLRYNLKQIDRSVTLHDELIVLKQYMDIQKARFTDRLHLHLEIDETCLHVNIPALTLQPIIENAVIHAVEPRVDGGTITVRVIDSGEYVSIEIEDDGVGMSIEKMEQLLTENPVQAEGHSTGIGFSNVVKRLRLFFNKEDVMEIKSTVGIGTNVVLKIPKNKEAITNETLNCG
- a CDS encoding response regulator, which encodes MKLLIVDDEQIEREGMMAILNRAFPELKIEQANNGYQAIEITRMFQPDLVLMDIQMPGMNGLEAIEQIHAEYPTIKFVMVTAFDTFNYVQSALKLGAKDYILKPSKVSEIRATVGKVLKEIEEEREFFTESKIQSEMLEKTLALVETDIVTQLLFDHVHEVHVDMLVEMVEIPSTNEMFVMNVVVPVGTEYTYSRIKEKVRECKSGWMGALYDGQLPIIIFRNPEVSFRSQAILLARDILSIANSEQLAGWFIGIGNVCQSLEQIRQSYQEASIASANKNLPVKYRFFQDVPIGNDIRYEAKLLKKEFSEQVRLGEWDQVKTNVINLIRAYEVEGLDLQHSQQLVLEALWSIWSVMSDIGIETLAPIYSYQTQNFRQLRTETSSLIQEMKQNYEKHYRNIEADTIHQIKQYIMENSQHDISLDTLSRKVGLSPIYISKMFKEKLGVNYIEFLTECRIEKAKKMLGDPEKSIKEITIEVGYHEPNYFSKVFKKMCHVTPREYRKTLLGMKG
- the xylF gene encoding D-xylose ABC transporter substrate-binding protein; translation: MGSRLKKLIVFILLLFMAACEGENNIVLPVEKEESIALDTEEKIKIGFSMDTLEEERWPKDRELFKEAAEALGAEVLVREAKGDDALQIVQAESLISEGINILVIVPHNAEAVATIVKKAHLAGIKVISYDRLVKNSSVDLYISFDNELVGQLQAEEITKLVPKGKYVYIGGASTDNNAHLLKKGVFKVLQPFIERGDIQVVYDQWTENWDPENARAYMEEALKANQNEIDAVIAANDATAGGIIEALTAHGLAGTIPVAGQDADLSAVQYIVDGKQAMTVYKPIKALTEEAAKIAIMMAKGEKMETDQVMNNEKEEVPSVFLRPIPVDQKNIDETIIADGFHSYADVYKEN